From the genome of Pieris rapae chromosome 5, ilPieRapa1.1, whole genome shotgun sequence, one region includes:
- the LOC111003527 gene encoding sodium channel protein para isoform X9, giving the protein MSEDLDSISEEEQSLFRPFTRESLAVIEARIAEEHAKQKELEKKRAEGETDLGRTKKKKEVRYDDEDEDEGPQPDATLEQGLPLPVRMQGSFPPELSSTPLEDIDPFYQNQTTFVVISKGRDIFRFSATDALWMLDPFNPIRRVAIYILVHPLFSLFIITTILVNCILMIMPTTPTVESTEVIFTGIYTFESAVKVMARGFILQPFTYLRDAWNWLDFVVIALAYVTMGIDLGNLAALRTFRVLRALKTVAIVPGLKTIVGAVIESVKNLRDVIILTMFSLSVFALMGLQIYMGVLTQKCVKVFPEDGSWGNLTDENWERFCQNETNWYSENDDYPLCGNSSGAGTCEPGYICLQGYGPNPNYGYTSFDTFGWAFLSAFRLMTQDYWENLYQLVLRSAGSWHVLFFVVIIFLGSFYLVNLILAIVAMSYDELQKKAEEEEQAEEEALREAEQKAAARADKQEAREQHAREQAAAAEAAAYAEAHPAKSPSDFSCQSYELFVNQERGNQDDNTRERMSLRSDPFQDSVSTQPTHKPANDTHHDTARRQRKVSMVPHPERINKYGQLSYGPLREGSQASLSLPGSPFNLRRGSRGSHQMALRPNGRNRYPPGADRKPLVLSTYLDAQEHLPYADDSNAVTPMSEENGAIIIPVYYANLGSRHSSYTSHQSRLSYTSHGDLLGGKAQTKEAKLRGRSASRNHSITSQPHAYALPRQESSLVSRPLREYEVSTTECTDEAGKVLKQSNDNPFIESSQQPNVVDMRDVMVLNEIIEQAGRQSRASEQNAEDDDEGPTFKERLLEWLMKGIDFFCVWDCCWLWLEFQKYVALLVFDPFVELFITLCIVVNTLFMALDHHDMDKDMERALKSGNYFFTATFGIEAMLKLIAMSPKYYFQEGWNIFDFIIVALSLLELGLEGVQGLSVLRSFRLLRVFKLAKSWPTLNLLISIMGRTMGALGNLTFVLCIIIFIFAVMGMQLFGKNYVDYVDRFPGGELPRWNFTDFMHSFMIVFRVLCGEWIESMWDCMLVGDVSCIPFFLATVVIGNLVVLNLFLALLLSNFGSSSLSTPTADQDTNKIAEAFNRISRFIDWVKKNAADFLKIVKSKLTNQIAIHAPERVDNELELGADIEDGVLFKDKKLKDQVEVAIGDGMEFTIPGDNKYKKGNILMNNINAITDNHTDNRINCEINHHGYPIQDDDTISQKSYGSHKIRSFKDESHKGSADTIDGEEKKDASKEELGLEEEMIEEEEDGKLDGLAKIDIKVAADEDVVDLTPADCCPEPCYARFPFLAGDDESPFWQGWATLRLKTFRLIENTYFETAVITMILLSSLALALEDVHLPHRPILQDILYYMDRIFTVIFFIEMLIKWLALGFQKYFTNAWCWLDFIIVMVSLINFVAALCGAGGIQAFKTMRTLRALRPLRAMSRMQGMRVVVNALVQAIPSIFNVLLVCLIFWLIFAIMGVQLFAGKYFKCVDMNHTTLSHEIIPDRNACILENYTWENSPMNFDHVGKAYLCLFQVATFKGWIQIMNDAIDSREVGRQPIRETNIYMYLYFVFFIIFGSFFTLNLFIGVIIDNFNEQKKKAGGSLEMFMTEDQKKYYNAMKKMGSKKPLKAIPRPRWRPQAIVFEIVTDKKFDMIIMLFIGFNMLTMTLDHYQQTETFSQILDYLNMIFIVIFSSECLLKIFALRYHYFVEPWNLFDFVVVMFSILSLVLSDIIEKYFVSPTLLRVVRVAKVGRVLRLVKGAKGIRTLLFALAMSLPALFNICLLLFLVMFIFAIFGMSFFMHVKNKGGLDDVYNFKTFVQSMILLFQMSTSAGWDGVLDGIINEEECDLPDNERGYPGNCGSATIGITYLLSYLVISFLIVINMYIAVILENYSQATEDVQEGLTDDDYDMYYEIWQRFDPEGTQYIRYEQLSDFLDVLEPPLQIHKPNKYKIISMDIPICRGDMMFCVDILDALTKDFFARKGNPIEEPGDIVGRPGEVGYEPVSSTLWRQREEYCARLIQHAWRRHRRAHSPAGEGVGGDGSGGECSAGGAETAVLLDSSGGSAHRVVLQGGGESPRPPEPAPPPAPV; this is encoded by the exons ATGTCCGAAGACTTGGACTCGATCAGCGAGGAAGAACAAAGTTTGTTCCGACCTTTCACTAGAGAGTCATTGGCCGTTATCGAAGCCCGCATAGCTGAGGAGCATGCCAAGCAAAAAGAACTCGAAAAGAAACGCGCTGAAGGCGAG ACCGATTTGGGGCGgacgaaaaagaaaaaagaa GTGCGTTACGATGACGAGGACGAAGACGAAGGTCCTCAACCGGACGCGACCCTCGAGCAGGGTCTACCCCTGCCCGTACGGATGCAGGGATCCTTCCCCCCTGAACTATCCTCCACGCCTCTCGAAGACATCGATCCGTTCTACCAAAATCAAACC ACATTCGTAGTCATAAGCAAGGGTAGAGATATCTTCAGATTTTCGGCGACAGATGCGTTATGGATGTTGGATCCGTTCAACCCGATAAGGAGGGTCGCTATATACATACTTGTACATCCTCTTTTCTCTCTGTTCATCATTACAACGATCCTTGTCAATTGTATCTTAATGATAATGCCGACGACGCCAACCGTCGAAAGTACTGA AGTTATCTTTACCGGAATCTACACGTTTGAATCGGCGGTGAAAGTAATGGCCAGGGGTTTCATTCTACAGCCATTCACATACCTTAGAGATGCATGGAATTGGCTTGACTTCGTAGTTATAGCTTTAGC TTATGTGACGATGGGCATAGATCTCGGCAACTTGGCCGCTCTTAGAACGTTCAGAGTTCTCCGAGCGCTGAAGACTGTGGCCATCGTACCGG GGTTGAAGACTATCGTTGGTGCTGTCATAGAGTCTGTGAAAAATCTTCGCGATGTGATTATTTTGACAATGTTCTCGCTATCTGTATTTGCGTTAATGGGCCTACAAATCTACATGGGAGTGTTAACGCAGAAATGTGTAAAGGTATTCCCCGAAGACGGCAGTTGGGGCAACCTGACTGATGAGAACTGGGAGAGATTTTGTCAAAACGAAA cGAACTGGTATAGTGAAAATGACGACTATCCATTATGCGGGAACTCATCAGGAGCAGG AACATGTGAACCAGGCTACATATGTTTACAAGGGTACGGACCAAACCCAAACTACGGCTACACGAGTTTCGACACGTTCGGTTGGGCGTTTCTATCAGCTTTCAGATTGATGACGCAAGATTACTGggaaaatttatatcaactg GTTCTAAGGTCGGCTGGTTCATGGCACGTGCTGTTCTTCGTTGTGATCATTTTCCTCGGCTCTTTCTATCTCGTCAACTTGATCTTGGCCATCGTCGCCATGTCATACGACGAGTTGCAGAAGAAAGCAGAGGAGGAGGAACAGGCTGAAGAAGAAGCACTAAGG GAAGCGGAACAAAAGGCAGCGGCTCGAGCGGATAAGCAAGAAGCGAGGGAACAACACGCTCGCGAGCAAGCCGCCGCGGCGGAAGCAGCCGCATACGCCGAAGCACATCCTGCCAAGTCTCCCAGTGACTTCTCCTGCCAGAGCTACGAGTTGTTCGTCAACCAGGAGAGGGGCAATCAGGATGACAATACGAGGGAACGCATGTCCCTTCGTAGCGACCCCTTCCAGGATTCGGTGAGCACTCAGCCCACGCACAAGCCTGCCAACGACACCCACCACGACACAGCACGCCGGCAGAGGAAGGTCAGCATG GTCCCCCATCCTGAacgcattaataaatatggacAGTTGTCGTATGGGCCACTGCGGGAGGGCTCACAG GCTTCTTTATCACTACCTGGATCACCGTTCAATTTGCGACGCGGTTCCCGAGGATCTCATCAAATGGCGTTGAGACCGAACGGAAGGAATAGGTATCCACCGGGAGCCGATCGGAAACCACTTGTTTTATCAACATACTTGGACGCACAGGAACATCTGCCTTATGCTGATGACTCAAATGCAGTCACGCCCATGTCAGAGGAGAACGGCGCTATTATAATACCAGTCTACTATGCGAACTTGG GATCAAGACATTCCTCCTATACATCACACCAGTCTAGGCTATCATATACGTCGCACGGCGATCTCTTAGGGGGAAAAGCTCAAACCAAGGAGGCCAAACTTAGAGGGCGATCGGCATCCAGGAACCACAGCATTACTTCCCAACCTCACGCCTACGCGCTGCCCAGACAAGAGTCGTCGCTGGTATCTCGACCATTAAGAGAATAT gaAGTAAGTACAACGGAATGTACTGATGAGGCTGGCAAAGTTTTGAAACAATCAAATGATAATCCGTTCATTGAGTCATCACAGCAGCCAAATGTCGTTGATATGAGAG aTGTTATGGtactaaatgaaataattgaacaAGCTGGAAGGCAAAGTAGAGCGAGCGAGCAAAATG CTGAAGATGACGATGAAGGGCCCACATTCAAGGAGCGACTCCTGGAGTGGCTCATGAAAGGGATAGACTTCTTCTGTGTGTGGGATTGCTGCTGGTTATGGCTCGAGTTTCAGAAATACGTCGCACTCTTGGTGTTCGATCCGTTTGTAGAACTGTTCATCACGTTGTGTATCGTGGTCAATACTCTGTTTATGGCACTGGACCATCACGACATGGACAAAGATATGGAAAGAGCGTTGAAAAGTGGTAATTAT TTTTTCACGGCTACGTTCGGTATTGAAGCGATGCTAAAATTAATAGCAATGAGTCCCAAATATTACTTTCAAGAAGGATGGAACATATTCGACTTTATCATTGTGGCCTTATCATTATTGGAATTAGGACTGGAAGGGGTTCAGGGTTTGTCAGTATTGCGTTCATTCCGATTG CTTCGAGTATTCAAATTGGCAAAGTCATGGCCGACTCTTAATTTACTCATCTCTATAATGGGTAGGACGATGGGTGCCTTGGGCAACCTGACCTTCGTATTGTGcatcattattttcatatttgccGTGATGGGTATGCAACTATTCGGGAAAAATTATGTGG ATTACGTAGACCGTTTTCCTGGTGGAGAGCTCCCAAGGTGGAACTTCACGGATTTCATGCACAGTTTCATGATAGTATTCCGAGTATTATGTGGAGAATGGATAGAGAGTATGTGGGATTGCATGCTGGTTGGAGATGTTTCTTGTATACCTTTCTTCTTGGCAACGGTCGTTATTGGCAATCTTGTG GTACTTAACCTCTTCTTGGCCCTGTTACTGTCAAATTTTGGTTCGTCAAGTCTATCGACGCCAACAGCCGATCAGGACACGAACAAAATCGCGGAGGCTTTTAATAGAATATCCCGATTTATCGATTGGGTCAAAAAAAACGCAgccgattttttaaaaatagtcaaAAGCAAATTGACGAATCAGATTGCTATCCACGCTCCGG AACGAGTCGACAATGAACTGGAATTGGGTGCCGATATCGAAGACGGGGTTTTATTCAAAGACAAGAAACTAAAAGATCAAGTGGAGGTAGCTATAGGTGACGGAATGGAATTTACGATACCAG GcgacaataaatataaaaaaggaaatatattgatgaataatattaatgctaTAACGGATAATCATACTGACAATCGAATTAACTGTGAAATAAATCATCATGGTTATCCGATACAG GATGATGATACAATTAGTCAAAAATCTTATGGTAGTCATAAAATAAGATCATTTAAAGACGAAAGTCATAAAGGATCTGCGGATACGATAGACGGAGAAGAAAAGAAAGACGCAAGTAAAGAAGAATTAGGTTTAGAagaag AAATGATTGAAGAAGAGGAGGATGGAAAACTTGATGGCTTAgcaaaaatagatataaaggTGGCCGCAGACGAGGATGTAGTGGACCTCACACCAGCAGACTGTTGTCCAGAACCTTGCTATGCGCGCTTCCCCTTCTTAGCTGGAGATGACGAGTCTCCATTTTGGCAAGGCTGGGCAACCCTTAGACTGAAAACCTTCcgattaatagaaaatacctATTTCGAAACGGCTGTGATAACAATGATTTTACTTAGTAGTTTGGCATTG GCGTTAGAAGATGTCCATCTACCACATCGACCAATTCTTCAAGACATCTTATATTACATGGATCGTATATTCACagtaatattctttattgaGATGTTAATCAAATGGTTAGCTCTCGGATTTCAGAAGTACTTCACCAACGCCTGGTGCTGGCTCGATTTCATTATTGTCATG GTGTCGCTTATAAACTTCGTTGCGGCGCTTTGTGGCGCTGGAGGCATTCAAGCATTCAAAACGATGAGAACTCTCCGAGCCCTTCGACCACTCAGGGCTATGAGCCGCATGCAGGGCATGAGG GTTGTTGTAAACGCGTTAGTACAAGCCATTCCATCCATCTTCAACGTACTGCTCGTATGTCTTATCTTCTGGCTAATTTTCGCTATTATGGGAGTTCAACTGTTTgctggaaaatattttaag tgtGTCGACATGAACCATACAACACTGAGCCATGAAATAATTCCCGATCGTAACGCGTGCATTTTGGAAAATTACACATGGGAAAATTCACCGATGAACTTCGATCACGTCGGAAAAGCTTACCTATGTTTGTTCCAAGTGGCCACGTTCAAAGGCTGGATACAAATCATGAATGATGCTATCGACTCGCGAGAG gTCGGCCGCCAACCAATCAGAGAAACTAATATCTACATGTACCTGTACTTCgtgttctttattatatttgggtCTTTCTTCACCCTTAACCTATTTATAGGAGTAATCATTGACAACTTTAACGAACAAAAGAAAAAGGCTGGTGGAAGTCTTGAAATGTTCATGACTGAGGATCAGAAGAAATATTACAATGCTATGAAGAAAATGGGATCCAAGAAACCGTTGAAAGCTATCCCAAGACCAAGA TGGCGACCACAAGCGATAGTATTCGAGATTGTGACGGATAAGAAGTTCGACATGATTATCATGTTGTTCATCGGTTTCAATATGTTAACGATGACACTAGATCACTATCAACAAACAGAAACGTTCAGCCAGATCCTGGATTATCTAAATATGATCTTCATCGTTATATTTAGTTCAGAGTGTCTgttgaaaatatttgcattgCGCTATCACTATTTCGTTGAACCTTGGAATCTATTTGATTTCGTCGTTGTCATGTTTTCTATTCTCA GTCTGGTGTTAAGTGACATTAttgagaaatattttgtatctcCAACTTTGTTGAGAGTAGTGAGAGTGGCAAAAGTTGGTAGAGTGTTGCGTCTTGTAAAAGGAGCTAAGGGTATTAGAACTCTACTGTTTGCCTTAGCGATGTCACTACCCGCTCTTTTCAATATCTGTTTACTACTTTTCTtggtcatgtttatttttgcGATATTTGGAATGTCGTTCTTTATGCACGTTAAAAATAAAGGAGGCCTTGATGACGTCTACAACTTCAAGACTTTCGTGCAGAGTATGATTCTACTCTTCCAG ATGTCAACGTCAGCGGGTTGGGATGGCGTTTTAGATGGAATAATCAACGAAGAAGAGTGTGATTTACCAGATAACGAACGAGGGTATCCCGGTAACTGTGGTTCTGCGACCATTGGGATCACGTACTTACTGTCTTATTTGGTCATATCTTTCCTAATCGTTATCAACATGTACATTGCCGTCATTCTCGAGAATTACTCTCAG GCGACCGAAGACGTGCAAGAAGGTTTGACCGACGACGACTACGACATGTACTATGAAATTTGGCAAAGATTCGATCCGGAAGGAACTCAGTACATCCGCTACGAGCAACTGTCAGACTTCCTCGACGTCCTCGAACCGCCACTACAGATTCACAAAccgaataaatacaaaatcatatCTATGGATATTCCGATCTGTCGCGGCGACATGATGTTCTGCGTGGACATCCTGGACGCCCTGACGAAAGACTTCTTTGCCCGAAAGGGCAACCCTATCGAGGAGCCCGGAGACATCGTGGGTCGGCCGGGCGAGGTCGGCTATGAGCCGGTGTCCTCGACGCTATGGCGACAACGCGAGGAGTACTGCGCGAGGCTGATCCAGCACGCTTGGCGGCGGCATCGGCGCGCGCATTCGCCTGCCGGAGAGGGCGTGGGCGGGGACGGCTCGGGTGGCGAGTGCAGCGCGGGCGGCGCCGAGACGGCCGTGCTGCTAGACTCTTCGGGCGGCAGTGCGCACCGTGTGGTGCTGCAGGGAGGTGGAGAGTCTCCTCGCCCGCCCGAGCCGGCGCCGCCGCCCGCGCCCGTCTGA